One genomic window of Anaeromyxobacter diazotrophicus includes the following:
- a CDS encoding polysaccharide deacetylase family protein — protein sequence MVAARAALLAVSVAVSLPASAAAPFAEGMITLTFDDNLASQYTLARPALNQHGFHATFYLISGRLGRGTGLTVAQAQDLVADGHEIGSHTVDHLNLTTLSDADLAYQLGESKRQLESMLGLADVPSFASPFGAYDARVLAAIQQVYASHRTCNLPTLDFADTDRYQLLAGDTPLLLSDIERWVDTALQQRTWIILYLHNLTDTVVASTDFAYSDFLAALDYIAQRKIKVVTIREGVALMSGAGGPPPPPPPPPPPPPPTGTYTPVAWSGWERDGVSVGPAVAFAGRTAQALTEASGGTYHYLVGSDPTRATGSWELTVVAHADRGDKLYLQLDPGGAPYPQAKFDLSTGVVHSSAGGGATVAASIDDLGGGWYRCHLLVSSPLQAVDALVSLLAPTWATSYAGDGSRDVYIAEVTLDLRTGAPPPPPSPPPAAPPPTLTSVAPGGGPAAGGTVVTLSGGGFASGVTVAFGGAAAAVASASATSLAVTAPAHAAGVVDVKVTNPDGQSATLAGAFAYAAPPPPPPPPPPPVGTYTPVAWSGWERNGVLVGPAVAFAGRTAQALTEASGGTYHYLVGSDPTRATGSWELTAVAHADQGSQLYLQLDPGGAPYPQARFDLAGGAVRSSAGGGATVAASIDDLGGGWYRCHLLVSSPLQAVDALVSLLAPTWATSYAGTAGRGVYVAEVTLDRR from the coding sequence ATGGTGGCGGCACGCGCAGCGCTCCTGGCCGTGTCAGTAGCCGTCTCTCTCCCCGCCTCGGCGGCCGCGCCGTTCGCCGAGGGCATGATCACCCTCACGTTCGACGACAACCTGGCGTCGCAGTACACGCTCGCGAGACCCGCGCTGAACCAGCACGGGTTCCACGCGACCTTCTACCTCATCTCCGGGAGGCTCGGGCGCGGCACCGGCCTGACGGTGGCGCAGGCCCAGGACCTCGTCGCCGACGGGCACGAGATCGGCAGCCACACCGTCGACCACCTGAACCTGACCACGCTCTCGGACGCCGACCTCGCGTACCAGCTCGGCGAGTCGAAGCGCCAGCTCGAGTCCATGCTCGGCCTGGCCGACGTCCCGAGCTTCGCCTCCCCGTTCGGCGCCTACGACGCGCGGGTGCTCGCCGCGATCCAGCAGGTCTACGCGTCGCACCGCACCTGCAACCTCCCCACCCTCGACTTCGCCGACACCGACCGTTACCAGCTCCTCGCCGGCGACACGCCCCTCCTGCTCTCGGACATCGAGCGGTGGGTCGACACCGCGCTGCAGCAGCGCACCTGGATCATCCTGTACCTGCACAACCTCACGGACACGGTCGTCGCCTCGACCGACTTCGCCTACTCGGACTTCCTGGCCGCGCTCGACTACATCGCGCAGCGCAAGATCAAGGTGGTCACCATCCGGGAGGGGGTGGCGCTCATGTCCGGGGCGGGAGGTCCGCCGCCTCCTCCCCCCCCACCTCCGCCGCCGCCGCCGCCAACCGGTACGTACACGCCGGTGGCGTGGAGCGGCTGGGAGCGGGACGGGGTCTCGGTCGGCCCGGCGGTGGCGTTCGCGGGGCGCACCGCGCAGGCCCTCACCGAGGCGAGCGGCGGCACCTACCACTACCTCGTGGGCAGCGACCCGACGCGCGCGACGGGGAGCTGGGAGCTGACGGTGGTCGCGCACGCGGACCGGGGCGACAAGCTCTACCTGCAGCTCGACCCTGGGGGCGCGCCGTACCCGCAGGCGAAGTTCGACCTCTCGACCGGGGTGGTGCACTCCTCCGCCGGCGGGGGGGCGACGGTGGCGGCCTCGATCGACGACCTGGGCGGCGGCTGGTACCGGTGCCACCTGCTGGTCTCGAGCCCGCTCCAGGCGGTGGACGCGCTCGTGAGCCTGCTCGCCCCCACCTGGGCGACGAGCTACGCCGGGGACGGGAGCCGCGACGTCTACATCGCCGAGGTGACCCTCGATCTGCGCACGGGGGCGCCTCCGCCTCCGCCGTCTCCGCCGCCCGCCGCGCCCCCGCCCACGCTGACCAGCGTGGCGCCGGGAGGCGGTCCAGCCGCGGGAGGGACGGTGGTGACCCTGAGCGGCGGCGGGTTCGCCTCCGGCGTGACCGTCGCGTTCGGCGGCGCCGCCGCGGCGGTCGCGAGCGCCTCGGCGACGTCGCTCGCGGTCACCGCGCCGGCGCACGCGGCGGGGGTCGTGGACGTGAAGGTGACGAACCCCGACGGCCAGTCCGCCACGCTGGCGGGCGCGTTCGCCTACGCGGCGCCTCCTCCTCCACCGCCGCCTCCTCCGCCGCCCGTCGGTACGTACACGCCGGTGGCGTGGAGCGGCTGGGAGCGGAACGGGGTCCTGGTCGGCCCGGCGGTGGCGTTCGCGGGGCGCACCGCGCAGGCCCTCACCGAGGCGAGCGGCGGCACCTACCACTACCTCGTGGGCAGCGACCCGACGCGCGCGACGGGGAGCTGGGAGCTGACGGCGGTCGCGCACGCGGACCAGGGGAGCCAGCTCTACCTGCAGCTCGACCCCGGAGGCGCGCCCTACCCGCAGGCGAGGTTCGACCTGGCGGGCGGGGCGGTGCGCTCCTCCGCGGGCGGCGGGGCGACGGTGGCGGCCTCGATCGACGACCTGGGCGGCGGCTGGTACCGGTGCCACCTGCTGGTCTCGAGCCCGCTCCAGGCGGTGGACGCCCTCGTGAGCCTGCTCGCCCCCACCTGGGCGACGAGCTACGCGGGGACCGCGGGGCGCGGCGTCTACGTCGCCGAGGTGACCCTCGACCGGCGGTGA
- a CDS encoding PHP domain-containing protein, with product MTRVDYHFHTSYSYDGRATPPEILEAARRAGLTTVCVTDHDTIEGALALRALAGGALEVVIGCELTCDDGSHVIGLGLQTMFAERRLLEVMDAIHAQGGLVLLPHLFRRGSGVFRHELRRTPAFVEEVLARADLVECFNGRDTFEHNAASRAFAAERGLSSVASSDAHRASEVGSVFVEYDAAAPLHGRSPRRIWFPPQRELHEHPLKRAALELYHRHAGALPPFVREGYRAARRRLRKDDAGRGRGPAAPQYQLGTAGEGGQHAGGP from the coding sequence GTGACGCGCGTCGACTACCACTTCCACACCTCGTACTCGTACGACGGGCGGGCCACCCCGCCGGAGATCCTCGAGGCCGCCCGGCGCGCCGGGTTGACCACCGTCTGCGTGACCGACCACGACACCATCGAGGGCGCGCTGGCGCTGCGGGCGCTGGCGGGCGGCGCGCTGGAGGTAGTGATCGGGTGCGAGCTCACCTGCGACGACGGCTCGCACGTGATCGGGCTCGGGCTCCAGACGATGTTCGCGGAGCGCCGGCTCCTGGAGGTGATGGACGCCATCCACGCCCAGGGCGGCCTCGTGCTCCTGCCGCACCTCTTCCGGCGCGGCAGCGGCGTCTTCCGGCACGAGCTGCGCCGGACCCCGGCGTTCGTGGAGGAGGTCCTCGCCCGGGCCGATCTGGTCGAGTGCTTCAACGGCCGGGACACCTTCGAGCACAACGCCGCGAGCCGCGCCTTCGCCGCCGAGCGCGGCCTGTCGAGCGTGGCGAGCAGCGACGCCCACCGCGCCAGCGAGGTGGGCTCGGTCTTCGTCGAGTACGACGCGGCCGCGCCGCTCCACGGGCGCTCGCCGCGGCGGATCTGGTTCCCGCCGCAGCGCGAGCTGCACGAGCACCCGCTGAAGCGCGCCGCCCTCGAGCTCTACCATCGGCACGCGGGGGCGCTGCCCCCGTTCGTGCGGGAAGGCTACCGCGCGGCGCGCCGGCGGCTCCGGAAGGACGACGCGGGGCGGGGCCGGGGGCCCGCCGCGCCGCAGTATCAGCTCGGGACGGCAGGGGAGGGGGGCCAGCATGCCGGCGGACCGTGA
- a CDS encoding sugar transferase, which translates to MPADRERGRGAQLAVKRALDVAGSALLLAALSPVMLLVAAAVRADSRGGAIFRQQRAGRGGRLFTMYKFRTMVEGAERSPLGSYCYRDDPRITRAGRLLRRTSLDELPQLVNVLKGDMSFVGPRPDLPHHAERYDARQRGRLDMRPGITGWAQVNGRNGISWPARIELDLAYVHGWSLWRDLQVVARTVKVVLAREGTELPRKLGEPTGERPWPEQKRDAS; encoded by the coding sequence ATGCCGGCGGACCGTGAGCGCGGGCGCGGCGCGCAGCTCGCCGTGAAGCGGGCGCTCGACGTGGCGGGGTCGGCGCTCCTCCTGGCCGCGCTCTCGCCGGTGATGCTGCTCGTGGCGGCGGCGGTGAGGGCCGACTCCCGCGGCGGCGCGATCTTCCGCCAGCAGCGCGCCGGTCGCGGAGGGCGGCTCTTCACCATGTACAAGTTCCGGACCATGGTGGAGGGCGCGGAGCGGTCGCCGCTCGGCAGCTACTGCTACCGCGACGACCCCCGCATCACCCGCGCCGGGCGGCTCCTGCGCCGCACCAGCCTCGACGAGCTGCCGCAGCTCGTGAACGTCCTGAAGGGCGACATGAGCTTCGTCGGCCCCCGCCCCGACCTGCCCCACCACGCCGAGCGCTACGACGCGCGCCAGCGCGGGCGGCTCGACATGCGGCCCGGGATCACCGGCTGGGCGCAGGTCAACGGGCGCAACGGGATCTCCTGGCCGGCCCGGATCGAGCTCGACCTCGCCTACGTGCACGGCTGGTCCCTGTGGCGCGACCTGCAGGTCGTCGCGCGCACCGTGAAGGTGGTGCTGGCGCGCGAGGGGACGGAGCTGCCGAGGAAGCTCGGCGAACCCACGGGAGAGCGGCCATGGCCGGAGCAGAAGCGCGACGCGAGCTGA